From one Azotosporobacter soli genomic stretch:
- the minD gene encoding septum site-determining protein MinD: MGEVIVVTSGKGGVGKTTTTANLGTGFALQGKKVVLVDADIGLRNLDVVMGLENRIVYDLVDVTEGNCRLKQALIRDKRFENLYLLPAAQTRDKNAVNPEQMKQLTAELVQEFDIVLIDCPAGIEQGFKNAIAGADRAIIVTTPEVSAVRDADRIIGLLESAGKHDPQLIVNRIRPHMVKKGDMMDIDDINEILAIKLLGIIPEDEYIVVSTNRGEPAVSNPVSLAGEAYKNIVRRLLGEEVPLMTLKEEDGFFHRLKKLFKL; the protein is encoded by the coding sequence ATGGGGGAAGTCATCGTCGTTACATCCGGTAAAGGCGGCGTGGGAAAAACGACCACGACGGCTAACTTGGGTACGGGGTTTGCACTGCAAGGCAAAAAGGTTGTATTGGTTGACGCCGATATCGGACTAAGAAATTTAGATGTTGTCATGGGGCTGGAAAATCGCATCGTTTATGATTTGGTCGATGTGACCGAGGGCAACTGTCGCTTAAAGCAGGCCTTGATCCGCGATAAGCGCTTTGAAAATCTTTATTTGCTGCCGGCGGCGCAGACGCGGGATAAAAATGCGGTCAATCCCGAGCAGATGAAGCAGCTGACTGCCGAATTGGTGCAGGAATTTGACATCGTTCTGATCGATTGCCCGGCGGGAATTGAACAGGGTTTCAAGAATGCCATTGCTGGCGCGGATCGCGCAATTATTGTCACTACGCCGGAAGTTTCGGCGGTGCGTGATGCCGACAGAATCATTGGCTTGTTGGAATCGGCGGGCAAACATGATCCGCAGCTGATCGTCAACCGGATTCGGCCGCACATGGTGAAAAAAGGCGACATGATGGACATTGACGATATCAATGAGATTCTGGCGATCAAATTGCTGGGCATCATACCGGAAGATGAGTACATCGTCGTTTCGACAAACCGGGGCGAGCCTGCGGTTTCCAATCCAGTCTCACTGGCCGGCGAAGCGTATAAAAATATCGTGCGTCGTTTGCTGGGCGAAGAAGTCCCATTGATGACGCTCAAAGAAGAAGACGGCTTCTTTCATAGATTGAAAAAATTGTTTAAGCTATAG
- a CDS encoding TIGR03960 family B12-binding radical SAM protein codes for MKVEVPATILSRVIKPARYTGQELNAVRKEFAAMDVTVALALPDVYEVGMSNLGLKILYQVINAQEAMLAERVYAPWVDMEREMRAAQLPLYSLESQVPIHAFDVVGFSLQYELSYSNVLNMLDLAGITLLAAERGEAEPLVIGGGPCAFNAEPMADFFDCLIIGEGEEVVLELAALVGRWKKEGRPGGRKELLLQLATLEGVYVPSLYAVSYEADGRVKAITPLSDASKPVVKKRLLADLDAAPVAMTPVVPYIDVVHDRIMLELFRGCTRGCRFCQAGVIYRPVREKRMETLLNQAKQMADATGYNEISLTSLSSADYSCLHPLVSQLQEGLKEQGVSVSLPSLRIDSFSVELANQVQEVRKSSLTFAPEAGTQRMRDVINKGVTEEDLMNAVKAAFAAGWSTVKLYFMIGLPTETDEDVLGIADLAYKVLNAYKEVKGRRGAKVTVSVSSFVPKPHTPFQWVDQHGMAELARKQQLLRDRLYRERSITFNWHDAKTSFMEGVFARGDRRLGKVLYLAWQKGAKFDGWSEYFRYDIWLAALAEAGLTPEFYASRVREMDEVLPWQHLSCGADAAFLKKEYQKAVAAEFTPDCRRGECSACGVCPDLKVKVVDWEDNA; via the coding sequence ATGAAAGTAGAAGTTCCAGCGACGATTCTTAGTCGCGTGATCAAACCGGCCCGTTATACCGGTCAGGAATTAAATGCGGTGCGCAAAGAGTTTGCGGCGATGGATGTGACGGTTGCTTTGGCTTTGCCGGACGTTTACGAAGTCGGCATGTCGAACCTTGGTCTGAAAATTTTGTATCAGGTCATCAATGCGCAGGAAGCGATGCTGGCGGAGCGCGTATATGCACCATGGGTTGACATGGAAAGAGAGATGCGTGCAGCGCAGCTGCCGTTATATAGCTTAGAGAGTCAAGTACCGATTCACGCTTTTGATGTGGTGGGCTTTTCACTGCAATATGAGCTTAGCTACAGCAATGTCTTGAACATGCTTGATTTGGCGGGGATAACGCTGTTGGCTGCCGAGCGCGGTGAAGCGGAACCTTTGGTTATCGGCGGCGGGCCGTGCGCTTTTAATGCGGAACCCATGGCCGACTTTTTTGATTGTCTCATTATCGGCGAAGGCGAAGAAGTGGTTCTTGAGCTGGCGGCGCTTGTCGGGCGCTGGAAGAAGGAGGGACGTCCTGGCGGGCGCAAGGAACTGCTCTTACAACTGGCGACGCTTGAAGGCGTGTATGTACCGTCTTTATATGCAGTCAGTTATGAAGCAGATGGCCGTGTAAAAGCGATTACGCCGTTAAGCGATGCGTCTAAGCCGGTGGTGAAAAAGCGATTGCTGGCCGATCTCGACGCGGCGCCGGTGGCAATGACGCCGGTCGTACCTTATATTGATGTGGTTCATGACCGGATCATGCTGGAGTTGTTTCGCGGCTGCACCCGCGGCTGTCGTTTTTGCCAGGCGGGCGTCATTTATCGCCCGGTACGGGAAAAAAGAATGGAGACGTTGCTGAATCAGGCGAAACAAATGGCCGATGCGACCGGTTATAATGAGATTTCACTGACCTCGCTCAGCTCTGCGGATTATTCCTGCCTGCATCCGCTGGTCAGTCAATTGCAAGAGGGACTGAAGGAGCAAGGCGTCAGCGTTTCTTTGCCTTCACTTCGTATCGACAGTTTTTCCGTAGAACTGGCCAACCAGGTACAGGAAGTGAGAAAGAGCAGCCTGACGTTTGCTCCGGAAGCCGGAACGCAGCGGATGCGCGACGTCATTAATAAGGGCGTGACGGAAGAAGACTTGATGAATGCGGTAAAGGCTGCGTTTGCCGCCGGCTGGTCGACCGTGAAGTTATACTTCATGATCGGTCTGCCGACCGAAACGGATGAAGATGTTTTGGGTATTGCCGACTTGGCTTATAAGGTTCTAAATGCTTACAAGGAAGTCAAAGGGCGACGCGGCGCAAAGGTCACCGTCAGCGTTTCTTCATTCGTACCGAAGCCGCACACGCCGTTTCAATGGGTGGATCAGCATGGCATGGCCGAATTGGCGCGCAAGCAACAACTGCTTCGTGACCGTCTGTACCGCGAGCGCAGCATCACCTTTAACTGGCATGATGCCAAGACGAGTTTTATGGAAGGCGTGTTTGCCCGCGGCGATCGGCGGTTGGGCAAGGTTTTGTATCTGGCATGGCAAAAAGGCGCAAAGTTTGACGGCTGGTCAGAATATTTCCGCTACGATATTTGGCTGGCGGCACTTGCCGAAGCCGGTTTGACGCCCGAATTTTATGCCAGCCGCGTGCGCGAAATGGATGAGGTGTTGCCATGGCAGCATCTGTCTTGCGGCGCGGATGCCGCTTTTTTGAAAAAGGAATACCAAAAAGCGGTGGCGGCTGAGTTTACGCCGGATTGTCGGCGCGGCGAGTGCAGCGCATGCGGCGTATGCCCTGATTTGAAAGTAAAAGTGGTGGACTGGGAGGATAATGCCTGA
- a CDS encoding TIGR03936 family radical SAM-associated protein yields MEKLRLEITKGDAVRYISHLDVAGAWEKAVRRAKLPVAYSEGFNPHMKLAFASALPVGVTGAAEYMDLELVERVDLAEAMERLQAVLPEGLAVRAARYMPQGTPAMMAQINLVEYEIRLSLAPEQIAEVEASFNAFNAAETAPYTKVTPKSRREIDVKNFVAEPLSWRCETPGIVLQLRLNVTAKGSVKPGEIVEVLSQNFALPREIAESALCHRLGLYVEGKEPWLTPLEV; encoded by the coding sequence ATGGAAAAGTTGCGTTTGGAAATTACCAAAGGGGATGCAGTTCGCTATATTTCTCACCTCGATGTTGCGGGAGCCTGGGAAAAAGCGGTGCGCCGTGCTAAATTGCCGGTCGCGTATTCGGAAGGTTTCAACCCGCATATGAAATTGGCTTTTGCCTCGGCCTTGCCGGTCGGCGTGACCGGTGCGGCCGAGTATATGGATTTAGAGTTAGTGGAACGCGTTGATCTGGCAGAGGCGATGGAGCGGTTGCAGGCAGTCCTACCGGAAGGCCTTGCTGTGCGGGCTGCCCGTTATATGCCGCAGGGCACGCCTGCCATGATGGCGCAGATCAATCTGGTGGAATATGAGATCCGTCTTTCGTTGGCGCCAGAGCAGATCGCTGAGGTGGAAGCTTCGTTCAATGCTTTCAATGCGGCCGAGACCGCGCCGTACACGAAAGTCACACCGAAGAGCCGGCGTGAGATTGACGTGAAAAATTTTGTTGCCGAGCCCCTTTCTTGGCGGTGTGAAACTCCGGGAATCGTTTTGCAGCTGCGCTTGAACGTTACGGCGAAAGGCAGCGTCAAGCCGGGCGAAATCGTAGAGGTACTCAGCCAAAATTTTGCGCTGCCGCGCGAAATCGCTGAAAGCGCATTGTGTCATCGATTGGGCTTGTACGTGGAGGGAAAAGAACCTTGGCTGACACCTTTGGAAGTGTGA
- the yhbY gene encoding ribosome assembly RNA-binding protein YhbY: MLTGKQKRYLRSLGSALDPVVQIGKGGVTEPVVTSAQDVIGARELIKVRVLKNCAEEPKDAISELADATDSVLVQMIGRNGLLYKKHPENPRIELP; encoded by the coding sequence ATGCTGACAGGAAAACAAAAACGCTATTTGCGTTCGTTGGGAAGCGCTCTTGACCCGGTGGTTCAGATCGGCAAAGGCGGCGTCACGGAGCCGGTTGTCACGAGTGCGCAGGACGTAATCGGCGCACGCGAATTGATCAAGGTACGCGTGCTGAAGAATTGCGCCGAAGAACCCAAGGATGCCATCAGCGAATTGGCGGATGCGACCGACTCTGTCTTAGTGCAGATGATTGGGCGCAACGGCTTGCTTTATAAAAAACATCCGGAGAATCCAAGAATCGAATTACCGTAA
- the minE gene encoding cell division topological specificity factor MinE has product MLDLIQRLFGKESNRSKDIAKERLRLVLVHDRVNVSPQFMEILKDDMIRVISNYMDINEKDMEINLTNSKTSVALVANIPVNRMKRGVLERE; this is encoded by the coding sequence ATGCTGGATTTAATTCAGCGCCTGTTTGGGAAGGAATCGAACCGCTCAAAGGATATTGCCAAAGAACGGCTTCGCCTGGTGCTGGTGCATGATCGGGTCAACGTGTCGCCACAATTCATGGAAATTTTGAAAGATGACATGATCAGAGTCATTTCTAATTATATGGATATCAATGAAAAAGACATGGAAATCAATCTGACCAACAGCAAAACCTCGGTGGCATTGGTGGCTAATATTCCGGTGAACCGAATGAAACGCGGCGTACTGGAACGGGAGTAA
- the minC gene encoding septum site-determining protein MinC codes for MRECVVFKGSRHGLQLVIDSSVDFDVILTHLRSKLESAIDFFTEGAKIKAPATLTDRQLQDLSSLLEGFGLRFETEETLPPVVPTAQAEWEEADSGQELVVSRTIRGGQEIIYSGAVVVNGDVNPGGEVIAGGNVTINGTCRGIVHAGAYGDKNATITAKRLLAAQIRIAGLIARAPDNLALPEQAEMAYIEAGKVIIAPARLN; via the coding sequence ATGCGGGAATGTGTAGTTTTTAAAGGCAGTCGTCATGGATTGCAACTGGTGATTGATTCTTCAGTGGATTTTGATGTGATTCTGACGCACTTGCGCAGCAAGCTGGAGTCGGCAATTGATTTTTTCACCGAAGGCGCAAAAATCAAGGCTCCGGCGACGCTTACCGATCGGCAGCTGCAAGATCTTAGCAGCCTGTTGGAAGGCTTTGGCTTGCGTTTTGAGACCGAGGAAACGTTGCCGCCGGTCGTGCCGACTGCGCAGGCCGAGTGGGAAGAGGCGGACAGCGGACAGGAACTGGTAGTCTCGCGTACGATCAGAGGCGGCCAGGAGATCATTTACAGCGGTGCGGTCGTGGTCAATGGCGATGTCAACCCAGGCGGTGAAGTCATTGCCGGCGGCAATGTGACCATTAACGGAACCTGCCGGGGTATTGTCCATGCGGGAGCCTATGGCGACAAAAATGCTACGATCACGGCAAAACGCTTGCTCGCCGCGCAAATCCGCATTGCCGGTTTAATTGCTCGGGCGCCGGATAATTTAGCGCTGCCGGAGCAGGCGGAAATGGCATATATTGAAGCCGGTAAAGTGATCATTGCACCGGCGAGGCTGAATTGA
- the rodA gene encoding rod shape-determining protein RodA has translation MLNERLLRNLDFVLIGVVVLLIGVSLMIISSATHANTPGSEQFYYVQRQGVFALVNILLMFLFLNVDYNSLKRVAPWLYGLNLVMLLAVMFVGHSALGAQRWIQIGPINLQPSEFSKLIMIIALAQMLEDRKGGLNQWRDILPIFLYVGIPFILVLKQPDLGTALVFMAILFGMIFVAGINGRLLMMLFGGATVLMPIFWHFLKDYQKMRLSVFIDPNVDPLGSGYHIIQSKIAIGSGMLLGKGLFGGTQSQLNFLPENHTDFIFAVIGEELGFVGAALILVLYLILLYRGIKIASTAKDDFGTLLAVGITSMLGFHVLVNVGMTAGIMPVTGIPLPLMSYGVSALTTNLMAIGLLLNIYMRRQKIMF, from the coding sequence ATGTTGAATGAACGTTTATTGCGCAACCTCGATTTTGTGTTGATTGGCGTGGTTGTCTTGTTGATCGGCGTCAGTCTCATGATTATCAGCAGTGCGACGCATGCCAATACGCCCGGCAGCGAGCAATTTTATTATGTCCAACGCCAGGGGGTATTTGCGTTGGTTAATATTTTGCTGATGTTTTTATTTTTGAATGTCGACTACAATAGTTTGAAACGAGTGGCGCCGTGGTTGTACGGTCTGAATCTTGTCATGCTGCTGGCAGTCATGTTCGTCGGCCATTCTGCGCTGGGGGCGCAGCGGTGGATTCAAATCGGTCCGATCAATCTGCAGCCATCGGAGTTTTCTAAGTTGATCATGATCATTGCCTTGGCGCAAATGCTGGAAGATCGAAAAGGCGGACTGAATCAGTGGCGCGATATTCTTCCGATCTTTCTCTATGTCGGCATTCCGTTTATTCTGGTCTTAAAACAGCCGGATTTAGGGACGGCATTGGTCTTCATGGCTATTTTGTTTGGCATGATCTTTGTCGCTGGCATTAACGGACGCTTATTGATGATGTTATTCGGCGGAGCGACCGTGTTGATGCCGATTTTTTGGCACTTTCTTAAGGATTATCAAAAAATGCGCTTATCGGTGTTTATCGATCCGAATGTCGATCCACTCGGTTCCGGTTATCACATCATTCAATCAAAAATTGCGATTGGCTCAGGCATGCTGCTCGGTAAAGGCCTGTTCGGCGGTACGCAGAGCCAGTTGAATTTCTTGCCGGAAAACCATACGGACTTTATCTTTGCCGTAATCGGTGAAGAATTGGGCTTTGTCGGTGCGGCATTGATCTTGGTGCTCTATCTTATCTTATTGTACCGCGGCATCAAAATTGCCTCGACGGCAAAAGATGATTTCGGCACGCTGCTTGCAGTCGGGATCACATCGATGCTGGGCTTTCACGTCTTGGTCAATGTCGGAATGACGGCTGGAATCATGCCGGTTACCGGTATCCCGCTGCCGCTAATGAGTTATGGCGTCAGCGCATTGACGACAAATCTGATGGCCATCGGTTTGTTGCTTAACATCTACATGCGAAGGCAAAAAATAATGTTCTAG
- a CDS encoding Spo0B domain-containing protein gives MSESEIQKVVVQALRKQRHDFINHLQVIHGLLQLGKGQRALDYIDELAKDPRLISDALEERPSSTEEAVTDGNQRR, from the coding sequence ATGAGTGAGTCTGAGATCCAGAAAGTGGTTGTCCAGGCACTACGCAAGCAAAGGCATGATTTCATCAACCATTTGCAGGTGATCCATGGTTTGTTGCAGTTGGGCAAAGGCCAACGGGCGCTGGATTATATCGACGAACTGGCCAAAGATCCCCGTCTGATTAGTGATGCATTGGAAGAACGACCATCGTCGACTGAAGAAGCGGTAACGGATGGCAATCAAAGGAGATAG
- the obgE gene encoding GTPase ObgE, with amino-acid sequence MFIDRAKIQVTAGDGGSGMSSFRREKYVPKGGPSGGDGGRGGDIILKVDNNTNTLIDFRYKRKFKADAGVGGQTKNMHGHNAEPLFIKVPPGTTVKNAETGQIIADLTEEGQEFVAARGGRGGRGNARFVNSVNRAPTFYEKGEPGVSIELQLELKLLADVGLVGYPSVGKSSIISVVSAAKPDIAAYHFTTLTPVLGVVSLGEGHSFVLADIPGLIEGAHEGVGLGHDFLRHIERTKVIIHVLDVSGQEGRDPIEDYHKINEELRQYNPRLLKRPQIVAANKMDLPEARENYQRVAEFMAQEGREVFAVSAATGEGLPEVMQRASQLLAAYVEEPEVAQDPDVKVYEAEPEQQISITRDDDGAYVVHGKALEKLVAMTNFDNDEALRRFQQIWRNLEVEAALKERGIQEGDTVRIRDMEFEYKS; translated from the coding sequence ATGTTTATTGACCGGGCTAAAATTCAGGTGACGGCAGGCGATGGCGGCAGCGGCATGTCAAGTTTCCGTCGGGAAAAATATGTTCCTAAAGGCGGACCAAGCGGCGGCGACGGCGGTCGCGGCGGCGACATCATATTGAAAGTCGACAACAATACCAATACGTTGATTGATTTTCGCTACAAACGAAAATTTAAGGCGGATGCGGGTGTCGGCGGACAAACGAAGAACATGCATGGCCATAATGCGGAGCCTTTGTTTATCAAAGTTCCGCCAGGCACTACGGTGAAAAATGCAGAAACAGGACAAATCATCGCCGACCTGACCGAAGAGGGGCAGGAGTTTGTGGCTGCACGCGGCGGGCGCGGCGGGCGCGGCAATGCACGCTTCGTGAACAGTGTGAACCGTGCGCCGACTTTTTATGAAAAAGGCGAACCGGGGGTCAGCATCGAATTGCAGCTGGAACTGAAACTTCTGGCGGATGTCGGGCTCGTCGGTTATCCGAGCGTAGGCAAATCGAGCATCATTTCGGTGGTTTCTGCCGCAAAACCGGATATTGCCGCTTACCATTTCACAACGTTGACACCGGTGCTTGGCGTTGTAAGTCTCGGTGAAGGGCATAGCTTCGTCCTGGCGGATATTCCAGGCCTGATTGAAGGGGCGCACGAAGGCGTCGGCCTTGGTCATGACTTTCTGCGACATATCGAACGGACAAAGGTCATCATACATGTCCTTGACGTGTCGGGCCAGGAAGGGCGAGACCCGATCGAAGATTATCATAAAATCAATGAAGAGCTGCGCCAATATAATCCGCGCCTCTTAAAGCGGCCGCAGATTGTTGCCGCCAATAAGATGGATCTGCCGGAAGCGCGGGAAAACTATCAGCGTGTTGCCGAGTTCATGGCGCAGGAAGGTCGCGAAGTGTTCGCGGTCTCGGCCGCTACCGGTGAAGGTTTGCCGGAAGTCATGCAGCGTGCGTCGCAGCTTTTGGCCGCTTATGTTGAAGAGCCGGAAGTAGCGCAAGATCCGGACGTTAAAGTGTATGAAGCGGAACCGGAGCAGCAAATATCGATTACGCGCGACGATGACGGCGCGTATGTCGTGCATGGCAAGGCGTTGGAAAAATTAGTCGCGATGACTAATTTTGACAATGATGAAGCACTGCGACGTTTCCAACAGATTTGGCGCAACCTGGAAGTGGAAGCTGCGCTCAAGGAGCGCGGCATTCAAGAAGGCGATACGGTGCGCATTCGCGATATGGAATTTGAATATAAGTCATAA
- a CDS encoding ribosomal-processing cysteine protease Prp — protein sequence MITIEIERDKSRSISGFTVRGHSGTAPRGQDIVCAGVSALTQTAVLGLNRHLKRELQLDIKPGLLALVLQDAPDVMTDAILETMLLGLNEIAKSSSDSVRILEHRR from the coding sequence ATGATCACCATAGAAATTGAACGCGATAAGTCACGGTCCATCAGCGGGTTTACCGTTCGTGGTCACTCGGGAACCGCGCCGCGCGGACAGGATATTGTCTGTGCAGGGGTTTCGGCATTGACGCAGACGGCCGTGTTGGGACTGAATCGGCATTTGAAACGCGAGCTGCAGTTGGATATTAAACCAGGCTTACTGGCTCTGGTTCTGCAGGACGCACCGGATGTAATGACGGACGCGATTTTGGAAACCATGCTCTTGGGATTGAACGAAATCGCCAAGAGCAGTTCGGACAGTGTTCGAATATTAGAACACAGGAGGTGA
- a CDS encoding Rne/Rng family ribonuclease, whose product MDKEILVNVTPEETRMALLEGGRLAELVLERNAGSSPVGCVYKGRIKNVLPGMQAVFVDIGRDKNAFLYIGDQELSAFSVGREVLLQVVKDAIGSKGPRATTNLTLPGRYVVLLPTGDHVAISRRIESEEERERLRLLAEAACPEGMGMIVRTVADGCQGDELRNDVAYLKNLWQTLQARAQIAQAPTLLYRDVDLAIRIVRDHLARDVDQLIVDHRETHSRMVELLRFSDPELAKRVVLYEGGADLFLSRGLEEEMSQLSQREVPLRCGGYLVIDHTEALTVIDVNTGRFTGDTSLADTVFRTNQEAAAEIARQLRLRDIGGIIIVDFIDMEGEEKQHAVLEILNGYLRQDRTRANVLGFTSLGLVEITRKKARQNAENLQHRSCPCCQGRGRVQSPETVVIQIWRRLRQLKGRRGKLLLQVHPDVAEHLRLKDSVRQMEQSMGVSLRLEGDAKLHPEVFLLLAEQD is encoded by the coding sequence ATGGACAAGGAGATACTTGTCAATGTGACGCCGGAGGAAACGCGGATGGCTCTCTTGGAGGGCGGGCGTTTGGCGGAATTGGTACTGGAGAGGAACGCAGGCAGCAGTCCGGTCGGTTGCGTGTATAAAGGACGGATCAAAAATGTCCTGCCGGGGATGCAAGCGGTTTTTGTCGATATCGGCAGAGATAAGAATGCGTTTTTATATATTGGCGACCAGGAATTAAGCGCTTTTTCCGTTGGGCGAGAAGTGTTGCTGCAGGTGGTCAAGGATGCAATCGGCAGCAAGGGGCCGCGCGCAACGACGAACCTGACGTTGCCGGGGCGTTATGTGGTACTCTTGCCGACCGGCGATCATGTGGCGATATCGCGGCGGATCGAATCGGAAGAAGAGCGCGAACGCCTGCGTCTTCTGGCCGAGGCGGCATGCCCGGAGGGTATGGGAATGATTGTCCGGACGGTGGCGGACGGCTGTCAGGGCGATGAACTTCGCAATGACGTCGCATATTTGAAAAACCTCTGGCAGACGTTGCAGGCGCGGGCGCAAATCGCACAGGCGCCAACGCTCTTATACCGTGATGTGGATCTTGCGATCCGCATTGTGCGCGACCATTTGGCGCGCGATGTCGATCAATTGATTGTCGATCATCGTGAAACGCATAGCCGGATGGTGGAACTGCTTCGTTTCAGTGATCCGGAGCTGGCGAAAAGAGTGGTCTTATATGAAGGCGGCGCGGATCTGTTTCTCAGTCGGGGGCTCGAAGAGGAAATGAGTCAATTATCGCAGCGCGAGGTGCCGCTTCGCTGCGGCGGCTATCTGGTCATCGATCACACTGAAGCGCTGACGGTGATTGACGTCAATACCGGTCGCTTTACCGGCGACACGAGTCTGGCGGACACCGTGTTTCGCACTAACCAGGAGGCGGCGGCGGAAATCGCGCGCCAGCTCCGGCTCAGAGATATCGGCGGCATCATCATTGTCGATTTTATCGATATGGAAGGCGAAGAAAAGCAACACGCCGTACTCGAAATTTTAAACGGCTATTTGCGGCAGGATCGAACGCGCGCGAATGTCCTTGGTTTTACTTCGCTTGGTCTGGTTGAGATCACGCGCAAAAAAGCCAGACAAAACGCAGAAAACTTGCAGCATCGCAGCTGTCCCTGCTGTCAGGGCCGAGGGCGCGTACAGTCGCCGGAAACGGTCGTCATCCAAATCTGGCGTCGACTCAGGCAATTGAAGGGACGTCGCGGAAAATTGCTGCTGCAGGTCCATCCGGATGTGGCAGAGCATTTGCGCTTAAAAGACAGTGTGCGGCAAATGGAACAAAGCATGGGCGTCAGTCTGAGACTGGAAGGCGATGCGAAATTGCATCCGGAAGTTTTTCTTCTTCTTGCGGAACAAGATTGA
- the rpmA gene encoding 50S ribosomal protein L27: MFTFDLQLFAHKKGVGSTRNGRDSEAKRLGVKRHAGEVVTSGSILVRQRGTHFHPGNNVGIGKDDTLYAMIPGTVAFERKGRYNRQVSVYSTEEAM, encoded by the coding sequence CTGTTTACATTTGATCTGCAACTTTTTGCACATAAAAAAGGGGTTGGCAGCACTCGTAACGGTCGCGACAGCGAAGCAAAACGTTTGGGTGTAAAGCGCCACGCTGGTGAAGTGGTAACTTCCGGCAGCATTCTGGTGCGGCAACGGGGAACTCATTTCCATCCCGGCAATAACGTAGGGATTGGCAAAGATGACACTCTGTATGCCATGATTCCTGGCACGGTAGCCTTTGAACGCAAAGGTCGCTACAACCGTCAGGTAAGTGTGTATTCAACCGAAGAGGCTATGTAA
- the rplU gene encoding 50S ribosomal protein L21, translating to MYAIIETGGKQYRVSEGDVVFIEKLELAEGEAVTFDRVLTVVKEGAVKVGQPLVTGAKVTATVKGHGKGKKILVFKYKAKSNYRRRQGHRQPFTKVTIEKIEA from the coding sequence ATGTACGCAATTATCGAAACTGGCGGCAAGCAATATCGTGTTTCTGAAGGTGATGTAGTTTTCATCGAGAAACTTGAACTTGCTGAAGGCGAGGCAGTAACTTTTGATCGTGTCCTGACTGTTGTCAAGGAAGGCGCTGTAAAAGTTGGTCAACCTTTAGTCACAGGCGCAAAAGTCACGGCAACGGTAAAGGGTCACGGCAAAGGTAAAAAGATTTTGGTCTTTAAATACAAAGCTAAGTCCAACTACCGCAGACGCCAAGGCCATCGTCAGCCGTTCACGAAAGTAACTATCGAGAAGATCGAAGCGTAA